Proteins encoded by one window of Agelaius phoeniceus isolate bAgePho1 chromosome 3, bAgePho1.hap1, whole genome shotgun sequence:
- the LOC143693505 gene encoding uncharacterized protein LOC143693505, translated as MPESAHWLCALCPFVHACLSVPVPPVSLRGHPCPCTPLISGQPPCCGRGRVPPRGRGSVPAVPRCPPRLPAPLAGRCPRCWIRAAAALPALPALLSSFPPRRPAQPAVPPPSSAALPGSSALWGQGRRLAKAVRHRRRGRAGAARQPLP; from the coding sequence ATGCCGGAGAGCGCGCACTggctctgtgccctgtgcccgtTTGTCCACGCGTGTCTCAGCGTGCCTGTGCCGCCGGTGTCGCTGCGTGGGCATCCCTGCCCGTGCACGCCGCTGATCTCCGGGCAGCCGCCGTGTTGTGGCCGTGGCCGTGTCCCTCCGCGTGGCCGCGGCTCGGTGCCCGCCGTGCCTCGGTGCCCGCCCCGCCTGCCCGCGCCGCTCGCCGGGCGCTGTCCGCGGTGCTGGatccgggcggcggcggcgctgccggctcTCCCGGCGCTGCTCTCTTCCTTCCCGCCCCGGCGCCCTGCGCAGCCCGCGGTGCCTCCGCCGAGCTCCGCCGCGCTCCCGGGCTCCTCGGCTCTCTGGGGTCAGGGGAGACGCCTCGCTAAAGCGGTGCGGCaccggcggcggggccgtgctggagctgccagacAGCCTCTCCCCTGA